In the genome of Cydia strobilella chromosome Z, ilCydStro3.1, whole genome shotgun sequence, one region contains:
- the LOC134753867 gene encoding gem-associated protein 2 isoform X2, giving the protein MGSENRRVIYKANDKKKIDRDALLITQCFEISSDVEMKEIPLTGEEYLLKVITERANVAAVTVCHKDITQFAKNQSLFFKEPPGAKIAPDKLKTTIEWQKFQMSDFAEVRSSMSKIKANLLEKGIGKKRVKPIVIHEQSLEGWKVFFEEHDSTVTCMLGFSPEQLYSGLELLTEILQEVPPGDTIDHKIGQWIYAFLACLTHPPLSETVSLLRDLARTCAEIRSSIDQEEEDAYMKAAPMNLFICIVARYFEQYDLAD; this is encoded by the exons ATGGGTTCTGAGAACAGGCGTGTAATTTATAAAGCTAATGACAAGAAAAAAATAGATCGTGACGCATTATTAATAACACAGTGTTTTGAAATCAGTTCAGATGTGGAAATGAAAGAAATTCCCCTAACAGGTGAAGAATATCTTCTAAAAGTTATCACTGAACGTGCTAACGTTGCCGCAGTTACTGTGTGTCATAAAGACATTACACAGTTCGCTAAAAACCAATCACTATTTTTCAAAGAG CCTCCTGGGGCGAAAATCGCACCTGATAAACTCAAAACTACTATAGAATGgcaaaaatttcaaatgtcagaCTTTGCAGAAGTTCGGTCATCTATGTCTAAGATAAAGGCTAACCTTTTAGAGAAAGGAATTGGGAAAAAAAGAGTGAAACCAATAGTAATTCATGAGCAATCGCTTGAAGGTTGGAAAGTATTTTTTGAAGAGCATGATTCCACTGTTACATGTATGCTGGGCTTTAGCCCCGAACAGTTGTACTCAGGTTTAGAACTGCTTACAGAAATATTGCAGGAGGTTCCACCAGGAGACACTATTGATCATAAAATAG GTCAATGGATCTACGCTTTCTTAGCATGTTTAACACATCCTCCACTTTCAGAAACTGTTAGTCTCTTGAGAGATCTTGCCAGAACTTGTGCTGAAATAAG GTCGAGTATagatcaagaagaagaagatgcgTATATGAAGGCAGCACCCATGAATCTCTTTATTTGCATAGTTGCCAGGTACTTTGAACAATATGATTTAgcagattaa
- the LOC134753867 gene encoding gem-associated protein 2 isoform X1 codes for MGSENRRVIYKANDKKKIDRDALLITQCFEISSDVEMKEIPLTGEEYLLKVITERANVAAVTVCHKDITQFAKNQSLFFKEVDKNYHHIFKKFQPPGAKIAPDKLKTTIEWQKFQMSDFAEVRSSMSKIKANLLEKGIGKKRVKPIVIHEQSLEGWKVFFEEHDSTVTCMLGFSPEQLYSGLELLTEILQEVPPGDTIDHKIGQWIYAFLACLTHPPLSETVSLLRDLARTCAEIRSSIDQEEEDAYMKAAPMNLFICIVARYFEQYDLAD; via the exons ATGGGTTCTGAGAACAGGCGTGTAATTTATAAAGCTAATGACAAGAAAAAAATAGATCGTGACGCATTATTAATAACACAGTGTTTTGAAATCAGTTCAGATGTGGAAATGAAAGAAATTCCCCTAACAGGTGAAGAATATCTTCTAAAAGTTATCACTGAACGTGCTAACGTTGCCGCAGTTACTGTGTGTCATAAAGACATTACACAGTTCGCTAAAAACCAATCACTATTTTTCAAAGAG GTGGACAAAAACTATCACCATATCTTTAAAAAATTTCAGCCTCCTGGGGCGAAAATCGCACCTGATAAACTCAAAACTACTATAGAATGgcaaaaatttcaaatgtcagaCTTTGCAGAAGTTCGGTCATCTATGTCTAAGATAAAGGCTAACCTTTTAGAGAAAGGAATTGGGAAAAAAAGAGTGAAACCAATAGTAATTCATGAGCAATCGCTTGAAGGTTGGAAAGTATTTTTTGAAGAGCATGATTCCACTGTTACATGTATGCTGGGCTTTAGCCCCGAACAGTTGTACTCAGGTTTAGAACTGCTTACAGAAATATTGCAGGAGGTTCCACCAGGAGACACTATTGATCATAAAATAG GTCAATGGATCTACGCTTTCTTAGCATGTTTAACACATCCTCCACTTTCAGAAACTGTTAGTCTCTTGAGAGATCTTGCCAGAACTTGTGCTGAAATAAG GTCGAGTATagatcaagaagaagaagatgcgTATATGAAGGCAGCACCCATGAATCTCTTTATTTGCATAGTTGCCAGGTACTTTGAACAATATGATTTAgcagattaa